One region of Natronobacterium texcoconense genomic DNA includes:
- a CDS encoding serine/threonine-protein kinase RIO2 has protein sequence MVRNVAELLPELEEEDFYLLSGVEQGMRFSEWVQREKLPKFADLTEEEIDYRLERCLKRGLVEKKTIQYEGYTLQFEGYDALALRTLVQRDTISEFGSPLGVGKESDVYEVRSYKPLALKYHREGYTNFREVHKERDYTADREHVSWMYTARKAAEREHDILEELYPDVSIPRPIGQNRHAIIMEKMDGVELSRAKLEDEQVLGVLDLLVSELAQAYEIGYVHADMSEYNVFVGEDGVTIFDWPQAVPTDHENASEFLRRDLRNLIGYFRRKYPQIVPDEIDEEGVAAAIERGAFETVEAHA, from the coding sequence ATGGTGCGGAACGTCGCCGAGTTGCTGCCGGAACTCGAGGAGGAGGACTTCTATCTCCTTTCGGGAGTCGAACAGGGGATGCGCTTCTCGGAGTGGGTCCAGCGAGAGAAGCTCCCGAAGTTCGCCGACCTCACCGAAGAGGAGATCGATTACCGCCTCGAGCGCTGTCTCAAGCGCGGCCTCGTCGAGAAAAAGACGATCCAGTACGAGGGCTATACCCTCCAGTTCGAGGGGTACGACGCTCTGGCGTTGCGGACGCTGGTCCAGCGAGATACCATCAGCGAGTTCGGCTCGCCGCTGGGCGTCGGCAAGGAAAGCGACGTCTACGAGGTTCGCTCGTACAAGCCCCTGGCGCTGAAGTATCACCGCGAGGGCTATACGAACTTCCGCGAGGTCCACAAGGAACGAGACTACACCGCAGACAGAGAGCACGTCTCCTGGATGTACACCGCCCGGAAAGCGGCCGAACGGGAGCACGACATCCTAGAGGAGCTGTATCCCGACGTCTCGATCCCCCGGCCGATCGGCCAGAACCGCCACGCTATCATCATGGAGAAGATGGACGGCGTCGAACTCTCGCGGGCGAAACTCGAGGACGAGCAGGTCCTTGGCGTGCTCGATCTGCTGGTCTCGGAACTCGCTCAGGCCTACGAGATCGGCTACGTCCACGCCGACATGAGCGAGTACAACGTCTTCGTCGGTGAGGATGGGGTGACGATCTTCGACTGGCCCCAGGCGGTACCGACGGACCACGAGAACGCGAGCGAATTCCTTCGGCGGGATCTCCGGAACCTGATCGGGTACTTCCGCCGCAAATACCCCCAGATCGTTCCCGACGAGATCGACGAGGAAGGCGTCGCGGCGGCGATCGAACGCGGCGCGTTCGAGACGGTCGAAGCACACGCCTGA
- a CDS encoding sugar phosphate isomerase/epimerase family protein has protein sequence MPKIGINLYSVRTLEEPLESVLDRVAEAGYDGVQFAGPYTPLEGDAAEIAAELESRGLEAAPPHVGIDALRDEDERERILAAYDEIGVDGVVVPWLPPDRFESAAAIDDAAAELEELATVLSATGLELHYHNHDHEYTEIDGEWAFDRLLEGTGIGIELDVGWALAGGDDPAARIRDHGARANQVHLKDLELDAEPGFVEIGAGDVDVSACVEAAEAAAVEWLVYEHDDPDDPAAAIDRGAAFLRSS, from the coding sequence ATGCCGAAGATCGGAATCAATCTCTACAGCGTCCGCACCCTCGAGGAACCGCTCGAGTCAGTCCTCGACCGCGTGGCCGAGGCGGGCTACGACGGCGTCCAGTTCGCCGGTCCGTACACGCCGCTCGAGGGTGATGCAGCCGAGATAGCGGCCGAACTCGAGTCTCGTGGGCTCGAGGCCGCGCCGCCACACGTCGGTATCGACGCGCTCCGGGACGAGGACGAACGTGAGCGTATCCTGGCTGCATACGACGAGATCGGTGTCGATGGCGTAGTCGTTCCCTGGCTTCCGCCCGATCGCTTCGAATCGGCTGCTGCAATCGACGACGCTGCGGCCGAACTCGAGGAACTCGCGACCGTACTGTCTGCGACAGGACTGGAGCTGCACTACCACAATCACGACCACGAGTACACCGAAATCGACGGCGAGTGGGCGTTCGATCGACTGCTCGAGGGAACTGGGATCGGAATCGAACTCGACGTCGGGTGGGCACTGGCCGGCGGCGACGATCCGGCCGCACGGATTCGGGACCACGGTGCTCGAGCGAATCAGGTGCATCTGAAGGACCTCGAGCTGGATGCCGAGCCTGGATTCGTCGAGATCGGTGCTGGCGACGTCGACGTGTCGGCGTGTGTCGAAGCTGCGGAGGCAGCGGCCGTCGAGTGGCTGGTCTACGAACACGACGACCCCGACGATCCCGCTGCGGCGATCGATCGCGGCGCTGCATTTTTGCGGTCGAGCTGA